The Henningerozyma blattae CBS 6284 chromosome 6, complete genome genomic interval TTATGTTAGTATCGATAAAGATTCGAATTTGATCTTTAGagatttgaaagaaaaagatcaattccaaaaattGGCAAATAAATTTGGAATAGTTAGAGGTAAAAAATTAGGTGAAGGTGCCTCTGGTTCTGTTTCAATTATCAAGAAGAACGATAGCAAGACTTATGCAGTAAAAACTTTTAGATTACATGTAAGTGGTtctaaacaaaatattacaagaGCTGGCCAATTAGCATTTTCTAGAAAAGTTACAAAAGAGTATTGTATTGGTGCTGCGTTACatcattttaatattattgatactTATGATATGTTACAAGATTCTGGACTTTACTTGGTTTGTATGGAATTTGCTCCATAtgatttctttaatttggTAATGAGtgaattatttacaaaacaTGAAgtttattgttatttgaaACAACTTGTCCGCGGTGTTAATTTCATGCATTCACAAGGTATAGCTCATCGTGATTTGAAATTGGATAATTGTGTGGTTAATTCTGATGGTATTCTGAAAATTATCGATTTCGGTAGTGCtgtaatattcaaaaatcctaatgaagataaattaattctaGCGCGCGGTGTGGTTGGTTCAGATCCATATTTAGCAcctgaattattaatccGTGATAAATATGATCCAAGAGCTGCTGACGTTTGGTCCATTggtatcattttctattgtATGTATCTGAGAAGATTCCCTTGGAGAGCTCCAAAGGAAAATTTAGAATCTTTCAGAAATTTCTGTTCGAAACCAGACAGTCCAGATGATATCAACAAGGGtccaaataaattattaatatatctaCCACATAGATCTCGTAATTTAATTGGTAGAATGCTAGATTTAGAACCTTCGAGAAGAATAAAAACTTCTGAGATTATTCAAGACAAATGGTATAGAACTATTGAATCTTGTAAGTATGATTCAGAAGATAGGCTAGTCAAAATACCTCGTAATCATATCCATCATTTAGTAACAGAGGAACAActgttattattggaaaaaaGACGCACCGAAGCTAAGAATAAGGCTAAAAATATCACAACTCCACATATGTCAGAACTACCATCAACTTCTAAATCAACATCGGAAGGTCATAAATCTTATACATTTGGCAAAAACTCTATATCTGAACCTGAGGATATTAACAATACTAAGGAAGCTACTATTCCTAGAGTAGTtcatgaaaatattgaaggcgctaatgataaagataacacaaacaaaagaaaaatatctcCACTAAATacgtaataatattttattattttagtGGTTTTCACTACCCCTACAATTAGTATCCCTCTTATATTAACGAATTTAACTATTTTAATGTAATGTCCATTTTAATGCTGCTAATcattccaataataattttagcTTTTTGATtgtatttttctaattattcatgtattttatcattgattttattaagCTCTTTGTATACTTCttatataaagataaaattacTATATACTTTTGTAGTTTGCATATATGCCATAAAAGACATTCTAAATACTTTTATGTTTgtaatttttgtaaataatacatAACGAAATGGTAAACATataaaaactttttttcttaaatgaaatgtaataaaataaatataaatttaaatgagaaagaataaaattgaaagtaTATAGAAAAGAACAAGTTACATAATAATCAGTACGATTACCAACCATGTTCAAACAACATAGAAATTGATTCGCCATTGTGAATTCTTCTGATAGCTTCACCAATGACACGAGAGACGTCCATAATACCAACTTTATCTTTACCTAATGCAGAAATAGTTTCATCTTGTGGGACAGTATTTGAGATAACAAATTGATCAATCTCACTTTGAGCAATGCGAGCTAAGGCATCACCAGAGAAAATACCATGTGTAACAATGGCATATACTTTTGAAGCACCCTGATCCTTTAATAGTTTAGCAGCACGTGTAACAGTGTAAGATGTATCTACCAAATCATCTACAATAATGCATACCTTGTTTCTAACATCACCAACTAACATTGTAGTTTGAATATACTTTGATGGGGAATTAGTAATTTCGgtagaatttaaattagaaatcAATGGAGTTGTAGAAACATTTAACCCACCACCAGAGGTTAAAGTGGCATCAGGAGGACCTTTTAAAAGTTGAGATCTTCTTTCCTTGTGGATCAGAGCAAAtgataattctaatgaatCAGCAATAGCAGTAGCTCTCTTAGCACCACCTGCATCTGGAGAAACAATAACAGCATCTTTATAATCTGGTATATGATgttgaatataattttgaactAACGGCCTACAATACAAATTATCAACAGggatattgaaaaaaccTGGAAATTGTGGATCATGCAAATCCATAGTAATAACATGATCTGCACCAGCAGCTGTTAATAAATTAGCAATTAAAGTACCAGATTGGGCAACCCATAATTTATAACCAGCGTTTTGTGCGTTAAACGCTTCATTAGCCTCAGTACCTTTTGGATCTTTTTTACTGCTAACAATTGGAATACGAGAAGCAGAAActgattttttcaaagtttGATTGGTACTGGTTCGTACTTCTTCATCTGCAACTTTAAATGGACTCATTGAACCTGGTCGTTGTGTCATTAAAGCAGAAGGAGCTGGAGAAAGAATATCACCCtcaatattagaatttttattagctTTAGTAATTAATGGGGCACCTTTAGAAGTGAATGGGATATCTGGCTGTCTTGAATAACAGAAATAAGGCATGACCGCAGTAATACGAGAGGCTGAAGCTGATTTACAGGCACTAATCATGATTAAAAGTTCCATAAAATTATCGTTAACATGACCACAACCACTTTGAATAAGGTAGACATCTTTTTCACGAACAGATTCACCAATTTGAACGTTTGTTTCACCGTTAGAGAACTTACTTAGGTCAACTCTAGAAGAAGGAACCCCAAGGTTTTCACATATCATATTGACCAATTCTGGATGGGATGACCCACCAAAAACAACAATATCACCCATGATAATtatagaatatatttaGAATTCTGTAGGTATACTAGATATACTTCTAATAGGTATGTCTGTTATAGAACTTATGAATAAATACTTTGAAAAATCgagataataataattcttatttaaattttcagcTCATcgtattattttttattttttttttttttttaattcgGTCTGTTTAAGCTTTAagtgaaatttcaaaaatatatacaaaatGATCTAAAAAGAGAGAGCCTTTACGTAATCTTTCAATTGTTGTTTGTCTGTAAGCAATTGAACTGTTATCCAGAATTTTGCAAAAAGATGATCAATGCTGTAATGATTTTCACCCCTCGTGGTGAACTATTAGTTTTCAAAGTATTCAAGAGTTCTGTTAAGAGAACAATCTCCGACATTTTTCGAGTACAAGTTatcaataatgataatattagatCTCCAATTCTAACACTTGGATCAACTACTTTCCATTTTATTAGAACTACTGCTGGTAGTAAATTATGGTTAGTAGCTGTCACTCGAAGCAATGCAGATAGTGGTGCCATTTGGGagtatttatataaactTAATAGTTTGATGGAGGTGTATGGGTTAACTCATGAAGACATTCTAAAAGATGAATTTATTGTATGCCATGAATTACTGGATATAACGCTAGGTATGAATGGTTTACCTATGGATACCGAATTAAGCTCAGTTATAGGAAAAATGACATTAAAACCTGCACAGGTTTTAACCAGCTCTGCAGATAGATCAGATATACTGGCATCTAGTGTCACAACTTTAGGCCATAATTCTACACCAATAAGCATGCCCAAATTCTTAAGTAGAAATAGTAATAGATCAGTCACCcaagaatttgaatcacAGTTTTCACCATCTAACATTCCTTGGAGATCTCGagatataaaatataagaagAATGAAATGATTGTGAAtgtaatagaaaaaataaatgtgCTGGTTGGGaaagatgataatataCTGAGAGCGTATGTAGATGGTACCATTGATATAACTGCGCATCTTTCTGGAATGCCAATGTGTCAAATAGGCATGAATGATTTATCAACGATACAAGGAGGTGAAAATGCCCATTGGACCAATGAAGATAGAGCATCTAATAGAGATGCAATGCCAGATGTAAGTGGTGATAGGGTTATATTAGAGGGCTCTAAATTTCATCAATGTGTAGCActtgataaatataataaggATAATGTAATTTGGTTCATACCTCCAGATGGCCAATTCgaattaatgaaatatcATGTAAgcaataatttaaatttgccATTTCGAATCACCCCTCAAGTGACATTAACATCTCATGGTACTGCATTATCTTATGccattaaattaaaatcattattcCCTCGTAAATTATCTGCAGAAAATGTCGTACTTCGTATACCTGTACCACCAGGGACGCTAGATTGTAAAATAAATGCATCTGATGGTAAATGCAAATTTATTCCAGAGGAAAATTGTATGGTATGGTCTTTTCATAGGTTTAATGGCTCCACAGagaatcatttaaatgCTCAGACTGTCCCAACACAATCAATCGCATCTCAATCGA includes:
- the RTK1 gene encoding putative serine/threonine protein kinase RTK1 (similar to Saccharomyces cerevisiae YDL025C; ancestral locus Anc_3.167), which translates into the protein MGEHKLSKKTSDTPTTVIHSESGSSGNNHDRNNSNDKRNKSFHLPKLFTSNNTNSSVAEKSAVSPGTGQHGGHDFLGYLLSPKRSNPSSSSDDTTKEGTDSNSNNTSGHNTKPSSGSGFFNVNRSRSNSTSSRHSNTKIKNNNKSRHSSNDSGISKVENGKVTPVTSGPRETQIPPHSVPITTVLTHKEFDLKRLRDPNSHVHIVNRLQKQIENYQFGTEDDPIPANEDDLTLRTIKTSYNDAADETLKPVKPEQAKGQSLTRFIKKTMQVPLELNPVNLGRVLQSQNSDSSKHPKPDSHNVNEKPNNKMTDKEKEKTINNGFYVSIDKDSNLIFRDLKEKDQFQKLANKFGIVRGKKLGEGASGSVSIIKKNDSKTYAVKTFRLHVSGSKQNITRAGQLAFSRKVTKEYCIGAALHHFNIIDTYDMLQDSGLYLVCMEFAPYDFFNLVMSELFTKHEVYCYLKQLVRGVNFMHSQGIAHRDLKLDNCVVNSDGILKIIDFGSAVIFKNPNEDKLILARGVVGSDPYLAPELLIRDKYDPRAADVWSIGIIFYCMYLRRFPWRAPKENLESFRNFCSKPDSPDDINKGPNKLLIYLPHRSRNLIGRMLDLEPSRRIKTSEIIQDKWYRTIESCKYDSEDRLVKIPRNHIHHLVTEEQLLLLEKRRTEAKNKAKNITTPHMSELPSTSKSTSEGHKSYTFGKNSISEPEDINNTKEATIPRVVHENIEGANDKDNTNKRKISPLNT
- the PRS5 gene encoding ribose phosphate diphosphokinase subunit PRS5 (similar to Saccharomyces cerevisiae PRS5 (YOL061W); ancestral locus Anc_3.166) gives rise to the protein MGDIVVFGGSSHPELVNMICENLGVPSSRVDLSKFSNGETNVQIGESVREKDVYLIQSGCGHVNDNFMELLIMISACKSASASRITAVMPYFCYSRQPDIPFTSKGAPLITKANKNSNIEGDILSPAPSALMTQRPGSMSPFKVADEEVRTSTNQTLKKSVSASRIPIVSSKKDPKGTEANEAFNAQNAGYKLWVAQSGTLIANLLTAAGADHVITMDLHDPQFPGFFNIPVDNLYCRPLVQNYIQHHIPDYKDAVIVSPDAGGAKRATAIADSLELSFALIHKERRSQLLKGPPDATLTSGGGLNVSTTPLISNLNSTEITNSPSKYIQTTMLVGDVRNKVCIIVDDLVDTSYTVTRAAKLLKDQGASKVYAIVTHGIFSGDALARIAQSEIDQFVISNTVPQDETISALGKDKVGIMDVSRVIGEAIRRIHNGESISMLFEHGW
- the APM4 gene encoding Apm4p (similar to Saccharomyces cerevisiae APM4 (YOL062C); ancestral locus Anc_3.165), yielding MINAVMIFTPRGELLVFKVFKSSVKRTISDIFRVQVINNDNIRSPILTLGSTTFHFIRTTAGSKLWLVAVTRSNADSGAIWEYLYKLNSLMEVYGLTHEDILKDEFIVCHELLDITLGMNGLPMDTELSSVIGKMTLKPAQVLTSSADRSDILASSVTTLGHNSTPISMPKFLSRNSNRSVTQEFESQFSPSNIPWRSRDIKYKKNEMIVNVIEKINVLVGKDDNILRAYVDGTIDITAHLSGMPMCQIGMNDLSTIQGGENAHWTNEDRASNRDAMPDVSGDRVILEGSKFHQCVALDKYNKDNVIWFIPPDGQFELMKYHVSNNLNLPFRITPQVTLTSHGTALSYAIKLKSLFPRKLSAENVVLRIPVPPGTLDCKINASDGKCKFIPEENCMVWSFHRFNGSTENHLNAQTVPTQSIASQSIKQWTRPPMSLDFKVLMFSNTGLIVRYLKVQEKNMHYNTIKWIKYISAAGSYEVRY